The Acanthochromis polyacanthus isolate Apoly-LR-REF ecotype Palm Island chromosome 17, KAUST_Apoly_ChrSc, whole genome shotgun sequence genome has a window encoding:
- the gusb gene encoding beta-glucuronidase, translating to MLRLLWLFAVLDAVLLLDSGMLFPRESSSRELKELSGLWVFRADKSPNRNQGFERAWYKSRLAETGPVIDMPVPASYNDITQDSTLRDFIGWVWYEREVVVPTRWITDEGTRVVLRVGSAHYYSVVWVNGEKVTEHAGGHLPFEAEIGSLIRKDPARPCRITIAVNNTLTLETLPPGSIQHMNDPVRYPEGYFVQNIYFDFFNYAGIHRPVLLYTTPKVYVDDITVVTDFLDNTGLVRYQVSVKGAATATLKVTLMDKDGHCVASSSEASGLLKVVDVKLWWPYLMHKNPGYLYSMEVRLMAADERSTYEDVYALPVGIRSVKVTNTQFLINNKPFYFHGVNKHEDSDIRGKGLDWPLIVKDFNLIKWLGANSFRTSHYPYAEEILQMCDRHGIVVIDECPGVGIKDIRSFGNASLDHHLDVMNELVRRDKNHPSVVMWSVANEPAAEMQPAALYFKTLITHTKALDPTRPVTYITDSNYARDKGAPYVDVVCVNSYFSWYHDPGHLEVIPIQLNAQFENWYGKYQKPIIQSEYGADAVPGLHSDPPMMFTEEYQNAVLRSYHDIFDQKRKQYVVGELIWNFADFMTAQGITRVVGNKKGIFTRQRQPKAGAFILKERYWRLANETGRLPPWTKYPCPL from the exons ACTGGTCCAGTGATTGACATGCCAGTTCCAGCCAGCTACAACGACATCACACAGGACAGCACACTGAGAGATTTTATTGGCTGGGTGTGGTATGAGCGAGAGGTGGTGGTGCCTACCCGCTGGATCACAGATGAGGGAACCAGAGTGGTTCTCAGAGTGGGAAGTGCTCACTATTATTCAGTCGTA TGGGTGAATGGGGAGAAAGTGACGGAGCACGCAGGTGGCCATCTTCCTTTTGAGGCAGAGATAGGCAGTTTAATCCGGAAGGACCCGGCTCGGCCATGCAGGATCACCATCGCTGTCAACAACACCCTGACTCTGGAGACTCTTCCTCCGGGAAGCATCCAACACATGAACGACCCCGTCAG GTATCCTGAAGGGTATTTTGTGCAAAATATATACTTTGACTTCTTCAACTATGCTGGGATACATCGTCCTGTACTGCTATATACTACTCCTAAGGtgtatgtggatgacatcacaGTGGTGACTGACTTCCTGGATAACACAG GTCTTGTTAGATACCAAGTGTCTGTCAAAGGCGCTGCCACAGCCACCCTGAAGGTTACGTTGATGGACAAGGATGGCCATTGTGTGGCCTCCTCCAGCGAGGCTTCTGGGTTGCTCAAAGTGGTCGATGTCAAGTTGTGGTGGCCGTACTTGATGCACAAGAATCCTGGCTATCTTTACTCAATGGAG GTTCGCCTAATGGCAGCTGATGAGAGATCAACATACGAGGATGTATATGCTCTACCAGTGGGCATCCGCTCAGTCAAAGTTACCAACACTCAGTTCCTCATCAACAACAAGCCTTTTTATTTCCATGGGGTCAATAAACATGAGGACTCTGAT ATTCGAGGTAAAGGCCTGGACTGGCCTCTGATTGTGAAGGACTTTAACTTAATAAAGTGGTTGGGGGCCAACTCATTCCGTACCAGCCACTACCCCTATGCTGAGGAGATCCTGCAGATGTGTGACCGCCATGGCATCGTGGTGATAGATGAGTGTCCGGGGGTGGGCATCAAAGACAT TCGCAGTTTTGGAAACGCCTCTCTGGACCACCACCTGGATGTCATGAACGAGCTTGTACGGCGGGACAAGAACCATCCCTCTGTGGTCATGTGGTCCgtagccaatgagcctgctgcAGAGATGCAACCTGCTGCGTTGTATTTCAA gaCTTTGATAACACATACTAAAGCTCTGGACCCTACCAGGCCCGTCACCTATATCACAGACAGTAACTATGCCAGGGACAAAGGG GCTCCTTATGTGGATGTGGTCTGTGTGAACAGCTACTTTTCCTGGTACCATGACCCAGGTCACCTGGAGGTCATCCCTATCCAGCTGAATGCTCAGTTTGAGAACTGGTATGGAAAGTACCAGAAGCCCATCATCCAGAGTGAATATGGAGCAGATGCAGTGCCAGGGCTTCACAGC GATCCACCCATGATGTTTACTGAGGAGTACCAGAATGCAGTCCTTCGGAGCTACCATGACATATTTGACCAGAAGAGGAAGCAGTATGTCGTTGGTGAACTCATCTGGAACTTTGCCGACTTCATGACTGCACAAG GGATCACTCGTGTGGTGGGCAATAAAAAGGGTATTTTCACCAGGCAAAGACAACCCAAAGCCGGAGCATTCATTCTGAAGGAGAGGTACTGGAGACTGGCAAATGAAACCGGCAGACTTCCTCCTTGGACCAAGTACCCCTGCCCACTCTGA